In the Aptenodytes patagonicus chromosome 5, bAptPat1.pri.cur, whole genome shotgun sequence genome, TCTGAATAAGGAAAGggtttttaagaaataagaatCACCGTACCTTAGATTTTCAGAAATCGTTTTCTGAAAGACAGTCTTCTGCTACAGAAGCAGTAGTAATCACTGACTTCTTGTCGAGCTATCGTGATGCGGAGATTATGCGACTCCAGACAGTAAGAAATTACTCGAGTTTCATATTAGCTGCATTTACAACTACGCAGAGAATTTAGCGTTAAGCTTAAAAGCATTCTCTTCAAAACACGTCTTAAGAATTTATTAAGTAGAACGCCTAGAGAAAAGTTCATTTTGAAATTAGAGCGTCAACTCATCtcagtaacagaaataaaaaacctaaaaatttctTTATATTTCACATGACGTGTTTTCCATGACATTAGAAACATTACATTAACTAAATATAAAAGTTGTATCACATTGTCCTCTTACCACATCGTCTTTGATACACATTTCATGTGTTACCATGAGCCACGTGCAGTTTTTCTTCTGGATCTCACAGCTGTTTGTATCCTAGTAATGAAGAGAAACGGTTAAACTAGCACTACAGATAGATGATGTCTGATCTTGTGCTTGTATAAAAAAACGGTCCTTCAGagtaaataaaattgcttttaaaaaagcatgctttcttaacgcaggaaaatatatttacataaaagtaGTTTAAAACTGACTTATCTATGCTTTCATACATTCTCAGTCAGATGAAGCTGTACAACTGAGGTCTAGCATCAGAGAGGTTTATGTCCCAGCAATCGAGATGGAAAACTGGAGCAGAGACAGCGAACCACTGAATGCCGCTTTCAGCGCCAGCAGCCTTCTACCGCACCGTACACCAAAACCTTCCACGTCAAACTGATTTGCTTTCCGAGCTCCCAAACCGCGTGCCCAGCGCGCTCCCGGTGCCACGCTCCCGGTTTCGCCAGCGCTGCGAGGGCGCGAACCCCTCCACCGGCCAGCGGCCTCCCCGCGGCGTGCCGAGGCGAGCAGGGCACGGCATCGAGGGTCTGCGCCGCACCGACAGGAGAAAAGTCACAAGTTTCCCGCGCCTCACCCAAGTGGCCGCTGGCAGAGAAAACCTGCGGCCCTCACCGGTGCTGAAGAGCGCGGCGGGAGCCCGGCGCGCCCGCGGCCGGGCAGAGGCGCCGCCGGAGCCGCTCGCAGCCGCCCCCGCCGACCCGCATCGGCCCGGCCAGCTCGAAGGGCCCCGAgagccgaggcttctgctgccgcGACGGGAGCGGCGGGATCTCCaggaccccccagccccgtgccagcggcgggcggccgcgggacTCACCgcggcgctgcgctgcgctgcgccaGGACCAGGCGGCCCgagcaggagctggtggtgcAGAACTGGGCTCGCCCGTTGAGGAGCTGCACGACGGCGGCGGCGCGCTCGTCCAGGGCGCCCTTCCTGCTGGCGTCCGCCCGCGCCAGGCGCTGCGCCTTCCACTGCCGGAAGGCCGCCAtgaggggggggcggcggccccggcgccgcaaCGGCGACCTCCGTGCCACACCTACGGCGGCCGCCGCGCGAGCCTGACGGGAGCCCGCGAGGGCCAAACTTCCACACGCGACGGCCGAGGGGCGGGCGACCCGGACGGGCTGTGGCACGCCCGTCGCCGCGCCCGCCCCCtggctgcccccgcccccgccgccgatCGGTCCGGGCCCGCTTTCCGCCGCGGGGGCAGGAGCGCTCCGGAGGTAGGCGGTGGGCGCGAGGGCTCCCCGGCGGTCTCCGGGACTCGGCTCTGCctcgggcagcggggcgggccgctgcagggcggcggggccggcggcggtcccGCGCTGCCCGTGCCGGCTGTTCCCGGCGCGCGGGGCTGGGCTCCGCAGGCCGAGGCGGACATGGCCGCGGCGCTCCGGGCCGGCCCTGCCAGCGGGAGCCCCGGGACctccggtggcggcggcggcggctgctgctgcgagggctggctgggcggggCCTGGCCGCGAGGGGCGTGTCCGGGGGCGGAGCCTGCCGGCGAGGGGCGCGTCCTGACTGCAGGGGCGTGTCCGAGGCGGGGCCTGGTGACGAGGGGCGTGTCTGGGGCGGGGCCTCCCCGCCGGCGCTGCGGGGGCGAgggccgcggcgggcccgggcTGTTCCTGCGGTGCGGCCCCGTTTCCCTCCTGAGCAGCCGGTGAGCCTCCCAGGAGCCGGGTCAGGCCCCTCTCAGCCGGCTGTGCCCCCGCTTGCGACGGAGGACCAGGCTCCACTTCCCGACCGCCCCGGGGCCCGGGCTCCTGGCGGCTGCTCTGAGGCGGGGGAGACCCTGCGCAGCTcggggccgccgcgcccgcgcgtccctcgcctcccctcgcctcccctcgcctcccctcgcctcccctcgcctcccctcgcctcccctcgcctcccctcgcctcccctcgcctcccctcgcctcccctcgcctcccctcgcctcccctcgcctcccggGGCACGCGCGGAAGCCCGTCTTGGTGCCCTGCAGTTCAACCCCAGCTGGCCGTGGCCTTCCCGACCCCATCCCCGCCTGCTTGGGGGGCGCCTCCCGGGTCCCCTCTCGTTGCCTGCTCCGCTTTCTGCctgaggagctgctcctgcatcCGCCCGGGCCTGTTTGGTGGTGTGCTTCTCCGGAGGGACCACCGAGCTTGGGGAGGTTGATCTTTGACTCTCAGCCAGCTCTCTgggccccccctcacccccgcggGGCTCTCCGGAATCCCGTGGGATTCCCTGaaggggcagagccagccctcctGACCGACAGGCTGTGGTCCTGCtgcttgccctgctccctcctcccgggtcctgaactccaccatctgcTGGTCGCTGTAGCCAAGGCTGCCCCCAGCCTCCACGTCCCCCTCCAGTCCTTCCTTGCTTGTGAATACGAGgacacctcccctctcctctccgctCCTCGATCGCCTGTGCCAGGACGTTGTCACCGAGGCACTCGGGAagcctcctggattgcttgtgcccacCCGTTGCCCCTTCCAGCGGATATCGGGGCTGCTTCCAGTTGTCTAGAGAAGGCCTCATCCTAACGATCAGTCATCATACTGCAGAATCATTTATTAAAACCTACAGGTCcagttttttttctgagcagaataGAAGCCttcttttaatttggtttattatCACTACGTATAAAAGTGACCTATGCTTCAGAAATTACTTCGCAGTGTAGATTTTTGTCGTGTCCCAAGGGAAATGTTAGTTGTGTATATCCTTGTGACTAATACTCTTACTGACTTGAACAGGCAACCAAAAATGTGAAGCCTTACAGACTGTATtagctaggagaaaaaaatagtgattaaGTCAGgtacttttaaaagctgtaatcaTCTTTGGGAAAAAGCCTACCTCTGGCTACAGCCCTAAAGTTCTTTAGCTGGAGTTGGCCAAAAGCATGATCTCTTGGTGTCATTAAGGTTCCTGTATGCCTGTTTGCTGTCCTGTGATTATTTGCTGTGTACCCAGTAAAGCTCCTCTGTCTGAATCGAtcagatttctgaaagaattgTGTATAACTTTTCCAGTAGTAGGAGTAGCTTGCTTGCAGTGTTCTGTTAGAATACTTCACAAATGAATGCAGTTGGAATAGTTACAGCTTCACGTGTTGATAAATTGTCATTGCTTCCGTTAATGCATACAAGGCTCTGAGCTGCAGCCGCTGAGGGCTGTGGTTCATGGTCTCTGTCACCTACAGCTGCAGTGGTGAAATCCAGCTGGAATTAAGGATTGGAATCTTGAATATCTGCACTTCAGTTTTTCCTGGCTTGTTTTAATGTCCTATGGTATCTTCTGTTTTTGATAGCTGATGAGtagttttttgttgctttttttttgcatagatGTTTAATAGTAAGCAGGAGCAGTGACTGGAATGTCACTTGGCTAGATTACGCAGTCAGCCAATGTACGACAGGCTATTTCACCAGGATGTAATAGTAAATTATCAATGTTTTTCCCCAAAGTTCTGTACATCTCTGCATATGTGATAGCAGTGCAGTGTTCATGGGAGCTGCTGTAGAAATACTTCTATGGATAAATTATTTGCATGTGATTCTCTTAATACCCATAAAGTCTGGCAAATGGTAGgattaattttctgccttttgcaagatttgggggaaaaaaccccaaaacaaacaaacaaaccccaaatgtaAATCAGGAGTGAGGTTCTATTTATTCAGTTGCTTGACAGGCGgttgtttgatttctttcttttgaagatgcaaaataaattacGAAGGCAATACAATGTTactgtttcccccctccccccagatATTCTGATCGCTATGGCAGCCACAAGAAGTGTGATGAGAGCTGTCAGAGTTTTTGAATTTGGTGGCCCTGAAGTGCTTAAACTCCAGTCAGATGTCTTAATTCCTGATCCAAAAGAAAATCAGGTATATATGAGTTCTGTGAACTGAAATAATGATACTGAATGATACAGGTACACTCAGAACCGAATgaagaatacaaaacaaaacttttaatctTGAACATGTAGTTTTTGATCAGTGTATTCATACTACCTGAGACATCACGTTTAACAAACGTGGGCTTTTTACTGTTATATGGGCTACATATTTTTAGGAAATCCTTTATATGGAATAGCTTCAGTTCAACACTGAATTTTTGCTGACTCTGTTTAAGAATTTGGTTAAAATGCCATGATACTGTGCTGTGAATTCAAGTTCtaaatctttttaattattgcttaagaagcatcttttcttttaggTGTTAATTAAAGTCCATGCCTGTGGAGTAAATCCTGTCGAGACATATATTCGGTCTGGAAATCATGCTAGAAAACCAGCTGTACCCTATACTCCGGGCTCAGATGTGGCTGGTGTAATAGAAGGTGTTGGGGAACATGTGACTGCATTCAAGGTATTTATGCATTGGGTTTTAATTCATTATTGTTTATTGTATCCTCTTTGTGTGATTGCTATACTACTGTTCCTGGTTTTATTGCTTATAATCATGTAAtctgttcgggggggggggggagcggaaaTCACCTTCATTGACTGGTAAAAGCACGCAGCAAGATCATATTGGCAATCCAGTCTGTAGATAGAACTGATAGGGAAGTCTTTAATGCTGTTGACCTCCAAGAGTTAAAAGGTCTCAGAAGAGGCACTTCAGTTTGTCTGCTTAAAGCAATGATATCTGGTGTACAAAAGTTGTGGTTCAGAACTATTTTTATGGCATTGCAGAAATATTTGAAGTTGGATGCTTCCTGCTTGAGGTAATAATTTcaggcagaactgaaaaattttctgtaaattttttttgggggaaatggAAATAGCCTTTATTTTAGTGACTTACAAAACCCCATAAATTACTTATTTGTTGTTAAAACTGTTCAAATAATACTTTATTATTCCAGTCTAGTAATTTTACTTAGATTTTCTCAGGGGGAAGGCCTTGGGACACGAGAAGGCAATTACCAGTTTCCTAAAAGATATCTATGAAATTTATCtagtttttaaatctgttcttcctttcaAGTCACTAGGCTGTTGGTctcagacaaacagaaaaaattgtaGTTAAAATGGTGTTGGCATTTCCTGACTTGGAATTTATGTAACTATTGTGGGAGAGATGAGAGATTTGGTTATCTAGAGAGAAGAATCACGTTTATTCGTAGTTTCTTATCAGTAGTTTGCTATATCTGCTGtgtgtgctttttgtttcttatggAAATTGTGATGCTCTTTGCTTGcatgaaagagagagatgatGAGATCAGTACGTGCCACAGACAGACATCCTGAAAATGCTGAGTAGCCAGGCTCATTCATTTGCATACTCATAATGCTTGAGAAACAGCTATGCTGATATGCAGCCCTCTGCACAGGAGTTGATACCCGACGTCTGCAAACCAAACTGACGCAGTCCACATGCTGTATATTTATTGAGATCAACATACAAATAGTAGAACAATCAGAGCTCGGTAACTGTGAATGTTAACGGATACTGCTGTCGTTCTCCGAGCGGGCTTGTACAAGGTTGGGTGCTGACCTGGACCACCGCAGCTGGCGCTGTGCTCCATCGGCAGGACTGAAGCGCCTAGGCGCACACGCATACAGCACACTGCCAGGTGGTGCATTTCCTGCATCACCTACTGAATTGCTGGTTTGAGTATTCCctgttgaagaacagcagcaataTTTAGTTACCTTAGGGTATATTAAGAGTACATCTTTTTTCCacgtttaaacaaaaataattgagaaaCGGTTCTTTTGTGTTTGTAAAAGCTTTTGAGGTTTTGCGTTTGGAATCTGTGGATGGAATTCTTTAGTGTTCAGGTTCATTCATGTTAATACTAATGAGACAGTAGGTTTGTGTGTTACACTGTAGAGTGGGGGTTATAATTATGACACTTAAATCTAAGTATATGACATTATATGGTTTGTGTTGCATTGATTGTATGTATTAGCATTTATaaaaatcttccctgtgacaagtataactggttatttttaatgtgagCTGTTAGAAATAGCCTAAACTTCTGTGAACTGGTTCTTAATgtatattaaggaaaaaataagggagatgattaatttctctattttctttccctcctttctagAAAGGTGACAGAGTTTTTACCATTGGTACGATCTCTGGAGGATATGCAGATTATGCAGTTGCTGCAGCTAATAGAGTCTTTCCTTTGTCGGATAAATTGGACTTTAGGCAAGGAGCAGCGATTGGAATACCCTCCTTCACTGCTTATCGCGCTCTTTTCCAAAAGTAAGGTGCCCAATCTAAGtttgtgcattttgcttttgaatatttaaaacattgaaGCCCGTATTTTCATTGTCCTGTAAAATGGGGAGAGATCAATGAGTGGGAAATGTTTAAAACACTTAAGTTAAATTTGTTATACTGATGGAATTGCCAGATAATTGTTACCTAGAAGCTAGAGACTGTATTTTCCTGTTAAGTATTTCTTCTTAAGAGAACAGACCTGGAAAGACTTCTTCGATAAGTATCACGTAATAAAACGTGTAACTCTCTTTCAGTACTCATTGGTATTTTAGCTAGGGAAGAAAACCAGGAATAGTTCTAATTTCTTAATTAAACGGACAATGTGCTGTAGCGCAGACCCACCTCTTTTCTTTGTGAGCGTGTCTGCCAGAGAGACTGTGTACAGTCCTGGCTGTTGCCATAGGACAGTATAACGAGTAAAAGCCAGACTTCCTTCCGTGTCAGCTGGGTGAGAGTTTAGGACTGGAAAGCTGGTTTAGCTTGATAGAACAAATGATTAGGACTAGCGTGGTTTATTTTAAGATCTGTAACAGGTGAAGATCTTGAACTGAGGTTCAGTACCAGACTGTTACTTGCTGCTAGTTGCATGTTGACATAATTGCATATTACTTAAATTCATATATGATATGGTTTATTTTGCCTCCTTGTTTTCCCAGAGAGGCTGATTATACCTGTTTAGCCATAACGTAGATTGGAAATAATACTGTGTGAAAGATGAGATTGGATGTCAGTATGTGCAATCTGATGCTTAATGATCATGTACTGCAATCATAATGccaatattttctgtttttccattcagAGGGCGTGCCAAAGCAGGGGAAAGTGTGCTCGTGCATGGTGCGAGTGGGGGAGTAAGTATTTTGAGAAGGCAAGTtataagaaatgctgctttctgtccTTGTACCTGCTTTTGTCTGTGGTATGATTTATGGTCACATTTGTATCAATTAATGGATTAACAAAATTAGGTTTTTATTTCAGACACTTTAGGATACTTTTTTCTTAGAGCAAACCCTGTTATTCCAAACAACTATGAAACTGCATGAGTGATTGTGTAAGGCCCCTGGTACAGAGGGTCACATAATAAACACACTGCTGCAGTCAGAAGTTGGTCTGGAAGCTTTATAACTGGTCTTCCTGAGATAAAACCAATAGCAGAAAGctgtggttttaaaatatatacaacttGTTCTCAGTTCTCTGAGTAGTAATCACTGGTGCATAGCAACTATGCATTTCTGGGATCTTTTTACCTATTAGCTAAGCGCTAGCTGCACAAGGAGAGATGCTGCAATGTATAAATTCATGGCTGAATACTGCGTTAAACTGAACATacagttttctttggttttacacGACAAGCTAACTTTAGATCTCTTTCACACAACATTCTAGTTTAATTTATCCCCCATACTCTGCACTTTGTTGCTTAGCTTCTGCTGATGCACCAAGCAGCTGCTATAAACAGGCAAAGTTTCCTTAATTATTTGGTAGACAGCAAAAAGGTGATTATGACAGTCTCATATGAGGAGGAATTCAGGTCTCATTCTAAGATACTAGAATGACATTCAGCATCATagcctcttttttcttcttaaactaaATGTAGTGTTTCTATTCTTACttattttgtgtttcttgaaAAGATATATTGCCTTTGGTTTGCAGAGGCATATAATGCAAATCTGTTGTTCTGTGGACTTGTAACCTTTGTTATAGGAATACTTGTAAAAGCAGTGAGATATGTATAGGTATGAAGCACATGCTGAAGAGAAAAGATGGTTTGtgctgcatcttttctttcaagtgATGCTGACTGCCATAATGATTCTTAAAAATGTGCCTCCTTttgaatttttctctgaaaatcagtCTGGCCATGATGTATTTTAATTAacggtgtttgttttttcatttagttGAAAACTGATGATCTGCTGGTGAGAAAACAAGGTCACATTTGGCAAACAGTTTGGGTAGACCCTGGCCAGACAGATGGTCATGGTAGATTTTTTCGAGAAGCCTGTCCATTTATTGTGTGTGTTATTCATACATACAAATTTAAATAGCAGAGCCACGGAATGGAGTTTTTATGGTCGTCtttgtttgtgtatttatttgtttgtttgtttccttcccccccaaaaaaatataaaaacgtGTGTATCTTAACATATCCTGGAGGAGGTATCCATCTGTATGGTCGGTACAGCGGGCTGCCGAATCTGTAGCCTCAGGAAGCTGACCAGCTGGGACTGAATCCCAGGGAGGCATTCTACATGTCAGCTGTTCCCTCGTTTTGCTTTCGCATTCTGTTGCTGTGacgcaaagcaaaaccaagagatGGCATTGGTATGCCTCAAGTGATCATTGGCTCCAACATCAGGTTTTTGTGAAGGCATCCCTCACCTCTAAACATCTTCTGGAGTGCAAACCTGGTATGAGACACGGAGAATTTGGTTGCTAAAGATACCATTTAATCTGTTTGTGAAAGGTGCAAAAGTAGTGTTAATAAAATTTGTGCTTGCAGATTTTCTTTGCAATATATAATGCTGGTATCAATAGCAGGTGGTTCTGTGAAGAGACGAATTTCCTTGGCTTTGTATCAAATATATATGGCCCAACTTTAACAGATAGACAATATTCTGCATGGATTTATATCAAATGCtgatagctattaaaaaaaccacaaaactttaCTATGCCTCtgtaaatatcttttctttttttaaagactgtttggCTATCTTTAAGATCCAAATTACttattatggcaaaaaaaaaaatgttaccagGCCAGCTTTTTAAATGGGTAAGGTCCAAGTTGCTGGTagaatatataaaatttaaaatgctaagaaagaaagagaaaaaagactttttttttttttctcctttttctctttttttcttttcctttttttttcccctcaggtgGGAATAGCAACATGTCAGATTGCCAGAGCTTGTGGTTTAAAGGTGTTGGGTACAGCGGGAACTGAGGAAGGCATGAACATGGTTCTGAGAAATGGCGCTCACCAAGCATTTAATCACAGAGAAGCGAATTACATTGATAAAATTAAGGTAAGCATGTATCAGGGCTAGGTGATGCAGTATGTATTTTTCTTACTAATAAAGTGTGAACAGTTGTTTGCAGAAGTTTTTTAAAGTAGGTTTATGTAGGAGCAATAGTGTACtgcctttttcatttctacaCAAGGAAAAACTTTTCCAGGCTGGAAAAGCTGAGCTCTTTCTTCACAGGCAATGGCATTTAGAAACTCTTGCATTCCAGCAAATTCCAATATGGTAGCATATCATAATTCAGCATATCAAAATATGCTAAAATTAAAGTTATTAGCTGTCAGCCTTAGTACAaaggctgtatttaaaatgtaaacaataaACTGTAAAATGTATGTTATCTGTAGCATATGAAATAAACAGTGGTACCCAAGCACTAATTGGAGTGATTTAAATAACATATTGTGTTCTATATAGGAATACACAGGGATGGAAGGAGTTGATATAATAATAGAAATGCTCTCTAACATCAATCTTGCTACTGACTTGCAACTGTTGTCCTGTGCAGGAAGGGTGATGGTAAGTATTTTTTGCCACTGACTTTAGTTTGTGCATTTAGCAACGCAATTCAACAGTTATAACTTGAACTACCTTGTAACTCGTTTGTAACAGGTTGTGGGCTGTAGGGGTCCTGTTGAGATAAATCCAAGAGACACTATGAGTAAAGAATCTAGCATAATCGGAGTTAGTCTGTTTCTTGCAACTgaggtaagaaatatttttattttaaagaatgttttgttGGCTTATTCCAACACCTCTCTATTTCCAGTTAAAATCGTTTGTAGGGATGAAAGCATAACTTCGCTGTAAGTAACTTGTTTGTTCATTCCTTTATGTTTTGATTTAATCTCAGAacatcataaattatttttgggTTGTGAAATTTGGTGTAACACTTAAATAAATAGTCAACACTTTTCTAAAATGTAGAGACCTTGTGGTAAATGCTGTCTTTATTACATGCAGGAGGAGAGGCACGAATGTGCAACAGCACTCCTTGATGGCATAGAAGCTGGCTGGCTGAAACCAATTGTAGGCTCTGAATATCCACTGGACAAAGTAGTTAAGGCTCATGAAGACATTATTCATAGCAGTGGTGCTCGAGGAAAGATGGTGCTCCTTCCATGaagtctttttccattttttttgtagctgttctAACTGCACATTTGCTTACGTGATTCACTGAATGTATGTTATAAAACATACTTTTGATCAGGTTTGACAGTAACAGCAttacattaattaattaacaatctgttttctttttgtagtaaGCAGAGATGCATATACTTTAAAGTAATTCTTGTAGCTTTTTTGGCTGATGCGGAAATAATAAATTTGCTGGTGTGGCCTTGTGATGCAGGGGAAACGAATATCTAAGCTGGAATTTGATATCATGCTCTATGTGAAGTTATAGTGAGGCCACTGTAGGTAGAGCAAAATGAAGCCTGCTTTTTAAGCAGATACACAAATGTATGTAACTACCTATACGCATATAACTAGAACTCTGTAAATCCTTTAGCCACAAAATTTGTCTTGTTCGTCTTTTGTCACATAATTTACTTGGAATAAAAGCTTTTACTGCCAAAATAGTTCACTTTCCAGCTCAAAAGATGGCCAAAGAATCTCTCAAATACGAACTGTTTGGAAGCAGAGGCAGTTTCATTTTGCTGTGCCTGACTTAGTATCTGAGGTGAAAGTGTCCCGGTTAATCCAAAGGGGCCATAACTCTGAAGCTGCATGCTGATGTTTGCTACTTCGTAAGTGATCATATTGGCAGAAGCAGCTGATTCCTTGATGGTAAATGGCTGGGTAGCGAAGATTTCAATTCTTCCTGTgacttttattaaatttaaagtcACCTGAATCCCTGGATACaatgaggagaaaagagaggcTGCACTGCTTTCATGGGTACTGAGAATTCATGTTATTTCGTAAGTGAATGTGTATACATTGTTGACTTGTTCCAAATACAGTCCAATTAAGGCAGGACAGTTTCTTTGATATGTTGGCAGTTTTTACACTCAAAATACTGTTTGGTATTACAGGCACATCCTTCTAATGATATAATTCTCTAATGAGCAGTGAATTCATCACTTGCAGAAGAGTTTCTCAACTTCAAGGATgagcttttctgttcctttgaggAATAGAGAGTCCTTACTAAACAGAAactttttagcagtatttttgtCTGTGAAGGTTCCTTGCTTTGTAACATTCGGTCTGGATTCGTTTGGTGTCATACTATCATAAATCAGCACACGTTCTCTGAACCCACGTACAGTTTCCTCAGTAACTGTACATGTTAGTTTCCATGTACAGTAACTTCATCACACTACCATTTTCcaagttgtgatttttttctgaacaggcaTTCATTTCTGCTGACATTTTGCTTAATCTAAACTAAGGAAATAATGGGCAAAATCTTTTGAAATGCCTGGATTTCTCCTCTATGTTTATGATCCCTTGTTAAAATATTAAGGTAAGAGAGGGGCCCACAATCTGTCTCTTTACCAGCCTCTCGATCAGAtcttcacattttgttt is a window encoding:
- the LOC143161186 gene encoding quinone oxidoreductase-like; this encodes MAATRSVMRAVRVFEFGGPEVLKLQSDVLIPDPKENQVLIKVHACGVNPVETYIRSGNHARKPAVPYTPGSDVAGVIEGVGEHVTAFKKGDRVFTIGTISGGYADYAVAAANRVFPLSDKLDFRQGAAIGIPSFTAYRALFQKGRAKAGESVLVHGASGGVGIATCQIARACGLKVLGTAGTEEGMNMVLRNGAHQAFNHREANYIDKIKEYTGMEGVDIIIEMLSNINLATDLQLLSCAGRVMVVGCRGPVEINPRDTMSKESSIIGVSLFLATEEERHECATALLDGIEAGWLKPIVGSEYPLDKVVKAHEDIIHSSGARGKMVLLP